Proteins encoded in a region of the Sebastes fasciatus isolate fSebFas1 chromosome 9, fSebFas1.pri, whole genome shotgun sequence genome:
- the LOC141773676 gene encoding G protein-regulated inducer of neurite outgrowth 2 — translation MAEAGRPVSELYPLGGAVPLESTLSDQTLFGTSKSSTRAITPHNSVAGGPGNTSQEEAVREICKEHSATSPFRETNGSGLRVGGEPGEQEQSQSEHCVPPKASSHPHCPAEAHTHSHPREAGVNAINDNPKAGRTVQNVKPPAVLPVYRSHSDTVPLVKQDPASETCELAYGGDKSAESHCMLACKQPMQLQQCNIITTVCRGASGGEGGVQQPQSRCVCVSSPNEAAKVEGVEEKCDKALCYGSYNHHVNFEDTFAAYCHPQPIPAPSQLLPRLAGVEPNCDMQRAAANPSATNHLTLPRLISSVSETGLDAKHLLRCCNLNCSWIGLLPAGVGPQSQKHFGGEEYCSTPVGHVRTITRDTGTMTAHKELRDIGVQTGQIATPHVFPQICLSEESRSETSCSQTPDADGDGGKKPGGAPKSPVKEVKWDAEGMTWEVYGASVDPEELGVAIQKHLEMQIKETAIHAAKLTRQNTNTSRQGGNAGCERKRSRMMGSIRTAACCTLSTSAVD, via the coding sequence ATGGCAGAGGCCGGGCGTCCTGTGTCAGAGCTGTACCCACTAGGGGGAGCTGTTCCCTTGGAATCTACACTCTCTGATCAGACCCTCTTTGGCACCTCCAAGAGCTCTACACGGGCAATAACACCCCATAACAGTGTGGCTGGAGGACCAGGTAACACCTCCCAGGAGGAGGCCGTCAGAGAGATCTGTAAAGAACATTCAGCTACTTCTCCGTTCAGAGAAACTAACGGCAGCGGTCTGAGGGTCGGCGGAGAGCCCGGTGAACAGGAACAAAGCCAATCTGAACACTGTGTGCCCCCCAAGGCTTCAAGCCACCCCCATTGTCCGGCTGAGGCGCATACACACTCACATCCCCGCGAGGCAGGCGTGAATGCAATCAATGACAACCCTAAGGCTGGTAGGACAGTGCAGAATGTAAAGCCACCAGCTGTCCTCCCTGTTTACAGGAGTCACTCAGACACTGTACCTCTGGTTAAACAGGATCCAGCCAGCGAGACTTGTGAACTTGCTTATGGTGGAGATAAGAGTGCTGAGAGTCACTGTATGTTAGCCTGCAAGCAGCCCATGCAGCTGCAGCAGTGCAACATCATCACCACCGTTTGCCGAGGGGCCAGCGGCGGAGAAGGTGGCGTACAGCAGCCTCAGAGCAGATGTGTCTGCGTCTCGTCCCCCAATGAAGCAGCCAAAGTGGAGGGTGTTGAAGAAAAATGTGACAAGGCACTTTGCTATGGCTCCTACAACCATCATGTCAATTTCGAAGACACATTTGCTGCCTACTGCCATCCCCAGCCCATCCCGGCCCCCTCCCAGCTGCTGCCGCGCCTGGCGGGCGTGGAGCCAAACTGTGACATGCAGCGTGCGGCGGCAAATCCTTCAGCGACGAACCACCTCACCCTGCCTCGCCTCATCTCCTCCGTCAGTGAGACGGGCCTGGATGCCAAACACCTGCTGCGGTGCTGCAACCTTAACTGCTCCTGGATCGGCTTGTTGCCCGCTGGTGTTGGGCCACAATCCCAAAAACACTTTGGTGGGGAGGAGTATTGCAGCACTCCCGTTGGACATGTCAGAACCATAACCCGGGACACGGGGACTATGACAGCCCACAAAGAGCTGAGGGACATCGGGGTGCAGACGGGACAGATTGCCACGCCTCACGTGTTCCCCCAGATATGTCTGTCAGAGGAGAGCAGGAGTGAGACCTCCTGCAGCCAGACTCCAGATGCCGACGGCGATGGAGGCAAGAAACCGGGCGGTGCTCCCAAGTCCCCGGTGAAGGAGGTGAAGTGGGACGCAGAGGGAATGACATGGGAGGTGTACGGTGCCTCTGTGGACCCTGAGGAGCTGGGCGTGGCCATCCAGAAACACCTGGAGATGCAGATCAAGGAGACGGCAATTCACGCGGCCAAGCTGACACGCCAGAACACCAACACCTCCCGGCAAGGCGGGAACGCCGGctgtgagagaaagaggagcCGGATGATGGGCTCCATCCGAACCGCGGCCTGTTGCACTCTCAGCACTTCAGCTGTCGACTAA
- the polr1c gene encoding DNA-directed RNA polymerases I and III subunit RPAC1, protein MAAIGSIVEEIRSKVILGEFGVTNVHTSDYPGNYSGYDDTWDMQKFQKNFRIDVVNLDENSMEFDMVGIDAAIANAFRRILLAEVPTMAIEKVFVYNNTSIVQDEVLAHRLGLVPIKADPRLFEYRNAGEESAEEEGSEIDTIQLQLKIKCTRNPRATKDSADPRELYLNHMVYSKEIKWVPIGNQADVFADSLIGPVHDDILIAQLRPGQELDIVMHCVKGIGKDHAKFSPVATASYRLLPEITLLETVEGEKAERLKGCFSRGVLDIEDVNGKKVAKVVNSRLDTCSREVLRHDDLKNVVKLARLRDHFIFTVESTGILPPDVLVTEAIKVLMTKCQRFLNELDSTVME, encoded by the exons ATGGCGGCGATCGGGAGCATCGTGGAAGAGATCCGGAGTAAAGTGATCTTGGGAGAGTTCGGAGTGACGAAT GTTCATACATCAGATTACCCTGGAAACTACTCCGGCTATGATGACACGTGGGATATGCAGAAATTTCAAAAG AACTTCCGAATTGACGTAGTGAATCTGGATGAGAACAGCATGGAGTTTGACATGGTGGGGATAGACGCAGCCATCGCCAATGCCTTCAGAAGGATCTTACTAGCAGAG GTGCCTACCATGGCTATAGAGAAGGTGTTCGTCTATAACAACACATCCATCGTCCAGGATGAAGTCTTGGCCCACAGATTAGGTCTGGTCCCCATCAAAGCTGACCCTCGCCTGTTTGAATACAGGAACGCTG GTGAAGAGTCTGCAGAGGAAGAAGGTTCAGAAATAGACACAATTCAACTGCAGCTGAAGATTAAATGCACCAGGAACCCCAGAGCCACCAAAGACTCGGCTGACCCACGAGAGCTGTATCTGAACCACATGG TTTATTCCAAGGAGATAAAGTGGGTCCCCATCGGGAACCAGGCAGATGTGTTTGCGGACTCCCTCATCGGACCGGTACACGACGACATCCTGATAGCTCAGCTACGACCGGGACAGGAGCTGGACATTGTCATGCACTGTGTCAAAGGAATTG GTAAGGACCATGCTAAGTTCTCTCCAGTGGCCACAGCCAGTTACCGCCTCCTCCCAGAGATCACCCTGCTGGAGACGGTGGAGGGAGAGAAGGCCGAGCGCTTAAAAGGCTGCTTCTCACGAGGAGTTCTAGACATAGAAGATGTTAACG GGAAAAAGGTCGCCAAAGTAGTGAACAGTCGCTTGGATACGTGCAGCAGGGAAGTCCTCCGACACGATGACCTGAAGAACGTGGTGAAGCTCGCAAGACTGCGAGACCATTTCATCT TTACCGTGGAGTCGACTGGCATCCTGCCTCCAGATGTCCTGGTCACAGAGGCCATCAAAGTCCTCATGACCAAGTGTCAGAGGTTTCTCAATGAACTGGACTCTACCGTCATGGAGTGA